Below is a window of Dasypus novemcinctus isolate mDasNov1 chromosome 31, mDasNov1.1.hap2, whole genome shotgun sequence DNA.
tgaaaatgctttatatttcccCTGAGCTGACGAGATTGCAAATACAGAGGAAACAATCTTATAGTAGGAGAAAAGGATTCCAGCAAGGGGACCCCCAGCCAGCACTCCAGCTATTAAATACATTACTAAGTAATTGAGAAAAGTGTCAGAACAGGCAAGTTGGACCATCTGacgaagttcacagaaaaagtttggGATTTCTACACTTGAACAAAAGGACAGTTGTGACACCAATAAACTCTGTAAACAGGATTCCATAACACTCATGGTCCAGGACCCCAGAGCCATCAGGACACAGATCTGGGGTTTCATAGAGACTGTATAGTGAagggggtggcagatggccacaaagcggtcataggccatcacggcCAGGAGGCAGTCATCCAACCCtccaaagagcaagaaaaaatacatctgggtgaggcAGCCTGCATAGGTTATGATTCTACTCTGTGCCTGGATGTTCtccagcatctttgggacagtagTGGAGGATAAACCAATATCACAA
It encodes the following:
- the LOC139437947 gene encoding olfactory receptor 7A10-like, whose protein sequence is MYLVTIFGNLLIILAIIIDCHLHTPMYFFLSILSLCDIGLSSTTVPKMLENIQAQSRIITYAGCLTQMYFFLLFGGLDDCLLAVMAYDRFVAICHPLHYTVSMKPQICVLMALGSWTMSVMESCLQSLLVSQLSFCSSVEIPNFFCELRQMVQLACSDTFLNYLVMYLIAGVLAGGPLAGILFSYYKIVSSVFAISSAQGKYKAFSTCASHLSVVSLFYFTTIGVYLSPAASHNAHSGAPTAVMYTMVTPMLNPFIYSLRNKV